The Armatimonadota bacterium genome includes a window with the following:
- a CDS encoding potassium transporter has protein sequence MPDPRGLSQAQLKLQEKARRQAAQAAVRVPARLVSGLAFLVLLGTFLLMLPPMGREDPLKLNEALFTAVSALTVTGLSIITPYQDLTGPGKIVLLLLIQLGGVGYMALAITVFRILGRQVTHTDRLALCDSLGLVSTGGIMRLFWNILLTVTCIEMVGAVLLWWHWRSILPPHDAAFYGLFHAVSAFCNCGFDLFAGRAGFETGIPTDTFTLVVLAVLIFLGSVGFPVLYDLLNWPARRSFTLHTRITLPLVLFLVFGGGLTLLFSEGPSGGILNSEPLSRRLIISVFQSVSARTAGFTAIPDLSQIAPASKLVLMMLMFIGASPASMGGGITTGTFATLILALWAHVKGLDTPIVGGRALPGEQIRRAGAVLTVCLSLVLLSSWAILVTHNLSLDKAVFEVISAFATCGLSLGATPQMNIFGQVVLMVVMFWGRLGALTIVVALARPRPKRLVTYPEERILIG, from the coding sequence ATGCCGGATCCCCGCGGCCTGAGTCAGGCTCAACTCAAACTGCAGGAAAAGGCCCGCCGCCAGGCGGCACAGGCTGCGGTTCGGGTGCCCGCCCGGCTGGTGAGTGGGCTGGCTTTCCTGGTGTTGCTGGGCACGTTCCTGCTGATGCTCCCTCCCATGGGCAGGGAGGATCCCCTCAAACTGAACGAGGCGCTCTTCACAGCCGTATCGGCCCTTACCGTCACCGGACTTTCGATCATTACACCCTATCAGGATCTGACCGGGCCGGGTAAGATCGTCCTCCTGCTGCTGATCCAGCTCGGCGGCGTGGGCTATATGGCACTGGCCATCACCGTGTTCCGCATCCTGGGGCGGCAGGTCACCCATACCGACCGGCTGGCGCTCTGTGACTCGCTGGGGCTCGTCAGCACAGGCGGCATCATGCGGCTGTTCTGGAACATCCTGCTGACTGTCACGTGCATCGAGATGGTGGGAGCAGTGCTCCTGTGGTGGCACTGGCGAAGTATCCTGCCGCCACACGACGCGGCGTTCTATGGCCTCTTCCACGCAGTCTCTGCATTCTGCAACTGCGGGTTTGACCTGTTCGCCGGGCGGGCGGGGTTCGAGACTGGCATCCCCACTGACACGTTCACCCTGGTGGTCCTCGCGGTGCTTATCTTTCTCGGAAGCGTGGGGTTCCCGGTGCTCTACGACCTCCTAAACTGGCCGGCCCGCCGCAGCTTCACTCTGCACACGAGGATCACTCTTCCCCTTGTTCTGTTTCTGGTATTCGGAGGAGGATTGACACTTCTCTTCTCCGAGGGCCCTTCGGGCGGCATTCTCAACTCCGAGCCTCTGTCTCGCCGGTTGATCATTTCAGTCTTTCAGTCGGTCTCAGCACGGACCGCGGGATTCACGGCGATACCGGATCTCTCTCAAATCGCGCCCGCCAGCAAGCTTGTGCTGATGATGCTGATGTTCATCGGAGCATCTCCTGCATCCATGGGCGGCGGAATCACAACGGGGACCTTCGCAACCTTGATTCTTGCGCTGTGGGCACACGTGAAAGGACTGGATACTCCCATCGTTGGTGGCCGAGCTCTTCCAGGCGAGCAGATCCGCCGTGCTGGCGCGGTTTTAACGGTCTGTCTCTCCCTTGTTCTGCTGAGCAGCTGGGCGATACTTGTTACACACAACCTATCGCTGGACAAGGCGGTCTTTGAAGTCATCTCGGCTTTCGCGACCTGTGGACTCTCCCTGGGCGCCACGCCTCAGATGAACATCTTCGGGCAGGTTGTCCTGATGGTGGTGATGTTCTGGGGACGCCTGGGCGCGCTGACCATCGTCGTGGCACTGGCGCGGCCGCGGCCCAAGCGTCTGGTTACCTATCCCGAGGAGCGGATCCTTATCGGTTAG
- a CDS encoding serine/threonine phosphatase, whose protein sequence is MKRYALDIATRQFQKHGEDIAGDAVRVAHTPDSTIISVSDGLGSGVKANVLATLTVEVACGLSQGDLSLQDIVETLIATLPVCKWRNIAYSTFSVIRIYDTGRVALAEYDCPPTLKLAGGIRPEFVETFERTVMDRNIRVAYFQMQPGDVLLQYTDGIVWAGVGHRLPMGWQEEGIFQFLSTTAPALRGDCAAQANRLAEQALEYWEGAPGDDGTVVCARYRKARHAVLLTGPPSSPDRLPAMLQDFLGREGTRLVCGGTTAHLLARHLDVPLEVDDRFLDSDLPPGGKIRGMDLVTEGILTLTRAAEYLRRGTPAGRTDAATCLLDHLMDADGITFLVGTARNPAHQNTGLPESIFLRRVVAEELAAQLRERGKEVDLVFY, encoded by the coding sequence GTGAAGCGCTACGCTCTGGACATCGCCACCCGACAGTTCCAGAAGCACGGCGAGGACATCGCCGGGGACGCCGTTCGCGTGGCCCATACGCCGGATTCCACCATCATCAGCGTGTCGGACGGTCTAGGGAGCGGGGTGAAGGCGAACGTCCTGGCCACCCTCACCGTGGAGGTTGCCTGCGGTCTGTCTCAGGGTGACCTGTCGCTACAGGATATCGTCGAGACCCTGATCGCCACGCTGCCGGTCTGCAAATGGCGGAACATCGCATATTCCACGTTCTCTGTCATCCGGATTTACGATACCGGGCGGGTCGCCTTGGCTGAGTATGATTGCCCGCCCACCCTGAAGCTTGCAGGTGGGATCCGGCCGGAGTTCGTGGAGACGTTCGAGCGCACGGTGATGGATCGCAACATTCGGGTGGCCTATTTCCAGATGCAGCCGGGTGATGTTCTGCTGCAGTACACGGACGGCATAGTGTGGGCGGGTGTGGGACACAGGCTCCCGATGGGCTGGCAGGAGGAGGGCATCTTCCAGTTCCTATCGACCACAGCTCCCGCGCTGCGCGGTGATTGCGCAGCGCAGGCAAACCGGCTTGCGGAGCAAGCGCTGGAATACTGGGAAGGCGCTCCCGGGGACGATGGCACGGTGGTGTGTGCGCGCTACCGGAAGGCGCGGCATGCGGTGCTTCTCACCGGGCCGCCGTCATCACCGGACAGGTTGCCCGCGATGCTGCAGGACTTCCTGGGGAGGGAAGGTACGCGGCTGGTGTGTGGAGGGACTACAGCGCATCTGCTGGCACGCCATCTGGATGTACCGCTGGAAGTGGATGACCGTTTCCTGGATTCCGACCTGCCTCCCGGCGGCAAGATCCGGGGGATGGACCTGGTGACGGAGGGCATCCTCACGCTGACGCGGGCTGCGGAGTACCTCAGACGCGGTACTCCTGCCGGGCGTACCGACGCGGCCACCTGTCTGCTGGATCACCTGATGGACGCCGACGGCATCACGTTTCTCGTGGGCACGGCCCGCAACCCGGCCCATCAGAACACGGGATTGCCGGAGTCCATCTTCTTGCGCCGGGTGGTGGCGGAGGAGCTTGCCGCGCAGCTCCGGGAGCGCGGCAAGGAAGTGGACCTCGTTTTCTACTGA
- a CDS encoding carbohydrate kinase produces MILTFDIGTSALKTALIADDGRIAALHTVEYTPSTPLPDRSEMDPEAYIRACAAGCRNVLERAGVGADSVDAIGLSSQGQTFVCLDRGGKPMGPAIVWLDRRAADIAREWEEGFISRESFFRSTGYPWHPPELTVFKAAWLARNAPWFGDTWKLLCLPEFLVHWMTGEVLTDRVTAQFSGLYDLGTGRWNVSFLEAAGLREDQLAAVGEPGAIAGRLREGPARDLGLRTGIPVCLGANDQIAGALGAGSCRHGDTTETTGTALAVVTSMTELHSDCRMMAGRHAVPGLFFAMPFANTAAAVLKWLRDLISPGEDYNSFLRDVARVPPGCDGLTVLPHFSGAASPDFRPDARGIIAGLTLSHGWEHLARAAMESCACLLRQCVEVASSVSGPVRLVRSLGGAARSGLWLQMKADMLGIPVERPACSEAASLGAGMMAAKATGRFGTLEEAADSWYRPDRVFEPDPRAAEAMDKVYGRFRELYERYYGCTQAACTPGPW; encoded by the coding sequence ATGATCCTCACCTTTGACATTGGTACCAGCGCGCTGAAGACGGCCCTCATCGCAGACGACGGGCGGATCGCGGCGCTCCATACGGTTGAGTACACTCCCTCCACACCACTTCCGGACCGTTCGGAAATGGATCCCGAGGCTTATATCCGCGCCTGCGCCGCCGGTTGCCGGAACGTGCTGGAACGCGCCGGCGTGGGCGCAGACTCAGTGGATGCCATCGGCCTCTCGTCTCAGGGACAGACCTTCGTCTGTCTGGACCGCGGGGGAAAACCCATGGGACCCGCAATCGTCTGGCTGGACCGGCGGGCTGCTGACATCGCGCGGGAGTGGGAGGAAGGATTCATCTCACGCGAGTCGTTCTTCAGGAGCACAGGCTATCCCTGGCACCCTCCTGAGTTGACCGTCTTCAAAGCGGCCTGGCTGGCGCGCAATGCCCCATGGTTCGGCGATACCTGGAAGCTCTTGTGTCTACCGGAGTTCCTGGTTCACTGGATGACAGGCGAGGTGCTCACCGACCGGGTAACGGCTCAGTTTTCGGGCCTCTATGATCTCGGGACCGGCCGATGGAATGTCTCTTTTCTCGAAGCCGCCGGGCTGCGCGAGGACCAGCTTGCGGCGGTCGGGGAACCGGGCGCGATAGCCGGGCGGCTGCGGGAAGGCCCCGCACGGGATCTGGGGCTACGGACGGGCATTCCCGTGTGTCTCGGGGCCAACGACCAGATCGCGGGAGCTCTGGGGGCAGGCAGCTGCCGTCACGGAGACACCACGGAGACTACCGGCACCGCCCTGGCTGTGGTGACAAGTATGACCGAACTGCACTCGGACTGCCGAATGATGGCGGGACGTCACGCCGTTCCCGGCCTCTTTTTCGCCATGCCGTTCGCGAACACCGCCGCGGCGGTCCTGAAGTGGCTGCGGGATCTCATCAGCCCCGGAGAGGATTACAACAGCTTCCTGCGTGATGTTGCCAGGGTACCGCCCGGCTGCGACGGGTTGACGGTTCTCCCGCACTTCTCGGGCGCAGCATCCCCGGATTTCCGGCCGGATGCACGGGGGATCATCGCCGGCCTGACCCTGTCGCACGGGTGGGAGCACCTGGCGCGGGCGGCGATGGAGTCCTGCGCCTGCCTGCTCCGGCAGTGTGTCGAGGTCGCGTCCAGTGTTTCGGGACCGGTCCGTCTGGTCCGCTCGCTGGGAGGCGCTGCGCGAAGCGGCCTGTGGCTGCAGATGAAAGCGGATATGTTGGGAATACCTGTGGAGCGGCCGGCGTGCTCCGAGGCAGCCTCGCTGGGAGCGGGGATGATGGCCGCGAAAGCGACGGGCCGATTCGGGACGCTGGAGGAGGCTGCGGATAGCTGGTATCGTCCGGACCGTGTCTTCGAGCCGGATCCGCGGGCGGCGGAGGCTATGGACAAGGTGTATGGACGCTTCCGGGAGCTTTACGAACGCTACTACGGCTGCACGCAGGCGGCATGTACGCCCGGACCTTGGTGA
- a CDS encoding dehydrogenase, which produces MDILSEAPASTCYVDLRGKVALVTGGGSGIGRAICVRLAREGARVLFCGRTRETLDETARIIEREGGDCRAIRADLSSVAGVDSVFEAVEDGSGSLDILVHNAAQLHSHPLMATDLEHWRQIFAVNTEAAFLLVRRAADLMVPRASGSIILVSTIGALRAHHYLVAYDASKGALESFTRAAALELAPHGIRVNSLAPGSTRLRPVDESVKDPVTRALLELGFETPTSASAFRQPHVPMGRHGTCAEMAAAVAFLASGQSSYITGHTLVVDGGATAQLSPPSARI; this is translated from the coding sequence TTGGATATCCTGAGTGAAGCGCCTGCTAGCACGTGCTACGTAGATCTCAGAGGCAAGGTGGCCCTGGTCACCGGCGGAGGGTCCGGCATCGGGCGGGCCATCTGCGTGCGCCTGGCCCGCGAAGGAGCGCGCGTGCTGTTCTGCGGCCGCACCCGGGAGACGCTGGATGAGACGGCCCGCATCATTGAGCGGGAAGGAGGCGATTGCCGCGCCATTCGGGCCGACCTCTCGAGTGTGGCCGGAGTGGACTCGGTCTTTGAAGCTGTCGAAGACGGATCCGGCTCTCTGGATATCCTGGTGCACAACGCTGCGCAGCTTCACAGCCACCCCTTGATGGCAACGGATCTGGAGCACTGGCGCCAGATCTTCGCCGTCAACACTGAGGCGGCCTTTTTGCTGGTGCGCCGCGCCGCGGACCTGATGGTCCCTCGCGCTTCCGGAAGCATCATTCTGGTGTCCACCATCGGCGCGCTCCGGGCGCATCATTATCTGGTGGCGTATGACGCCAGCAAGGGCGCGCTAGAGTCCTTTACGCGCGCCGCTGCTCTGGAGCTGGCTCCGCACGGCATCAGGGTGAACAGCCTGGCTCCCGGCTCCACGCGCCTTCGGCCGGTGGACGAATCTGTAAAGGATCCTGTCACCCGCGCCCTTCTGGAACTGGGGTTCGAGACTCCCACGTCGGCGTCAGCGTTCCGCCAGCCGCATGTGCCAATGGGACGGCACGGAACCTGCGCAGAGATGGCGGCCGCCGTGGCGTTTCTGGCGAGCGGACAGTCTTCCTACATCACAGGACATACTCTGGTGGTGGACGGGGGAGCCACCGCTCAGCTTTCTCCGCCGTCAGCGAGAATCTGA
- a CDS encoding creatinine amidohydrolase encodes MTLFFRDQNTVTLQEHLDRDSLVILPVGTTEEHGPHLPVDTDARIADAYGLSLARALEGELPVLLMDGIRYGYSMKIMRQWPGTLIVRSRVFMDLVFDICSSILQMGFRKLVLLDCHGHHGGALSVVSRELCDATDTAIAIISPAVLSRDEFNAVRVSGQGGAIHAGEWETSLVLHISPEVVDMSRASDVDTMRYHSDFVAGDNFLGRQRVVWSTWYLQQSKTGVYGDPTGATAETGRIIMEAATANGVRFLKEFYSAR; translated from the coding sequence ATGACATTGTTCTTCCGCGACCAGAATACAGTCACTCTGCAGGAGCACCTTGACCGGGACTCGCTGGTCATCCTGCCCGTGGGCACCACGGAGGAGCATGGACCGCATCTGCCAGTGGACACAGACGCCCGTATCGCTGATGCCTACGGGCTCAGCCTGGCCCGCGCGCTGGAGGGCGAACTGCCTGTTCTGCTAATGGACGGCATCCGCTATGGCTACTCAATGAAGATCATGCGCCAGTGGCCGGGCACGCTGATCGTCCGGAGCCGGGTCTTCATGGACTTGGTATTCGATATCTGCTCCAGCATCTTGCAGATGGGCTTCCGCAAGCTTGTCCTGCTGGACTGCCACGGGCATCACGGCGGGGCGCTCAGCGTGGTGAGCCGCGAACTCTGCGACGCCACGGATACCGCTATCGCCATCATCAGCCCGGCCGTGCTGTCGCGGGACGAATTCAACGCGGTCCGCGTCTCAGGTCAGGGTGGGGCCATCCACGCCGGAGAGTGGGAGACCAGCCTGGTGCTGCACATCAGCCCGGAAGTGGTGGACATGTCCCGTGCTTCGGATGTGGATACGATGCGATATCACTCCGACTTTGTCGCGGGCGACAACTTCCTCGGGCGCCAGCGTGTGGTCTGGTCCACCTGGTATCTTCAGCAGAGCAAGACCGGCGTCTACGGCGACCCCACCGGCGCCACCGCTGAGACCGGCCGGATCATCATGGAGGCGGCCACCGCGAACGGTGTCCGGTTCCTGAAGGAGTTCTACTCCGCCCGTTAG
- a CDS encoding oxidoreductase, whose protein sequence is MERRIGIIMNGVTGRMGTNQHLVRSILAIRDQGGVRVGDDSLMPDPILVGRNEHKLRTLAERHGVARWSTDLDACLANPEDTVYFDALATTQRAAAVRKALEAGKHVYCEKPLAVTLQDAMDLVRLAKKAGVKTGVVQDKLFLPGFLKLKRLIDSGFFGQILSVRGEFGYWVFEGDWQPAQRPSWNYRAEDGGGIISDMLPHWRYLLDNLFGPVRSVCCLGATHIPERVDENGMRYTCTAEDAAYASFLLAGGIVAQINSLWSVRVYRDELFVLQVDGTHGSAVAGLRECKSQSRVNTPRAVWNPDIPNPINFREGWSDVPANAEFDNAFKAQWELFLKHVACDAPFPWDFLEGARGVQMAEAGMQSWRERRWVDLEDLTA, encoded by the coding sequence ATGGAGAGACGAATCGGAATCATCATGAACGGCGTGACGGGCCGGATGGGCACCAATCAGCATCTGGTGCGCTCCATCCTGGCCATCCGGGATCAGGGCGGAGTGCGCGTGGGCGACGACAGCCTGATGCCCGATCCCATACTGGTGGGACGCAACGAGCACAAGTTGCGGACTCTGGCTGAGAGGCACGGTGTCGCGCGCTGGAGCACCGATCTGGACGCCTGCCTGGCCAACCCGGAGGACACGGTGTACTTCGACGCGCTGGCGACCACGCAGCGCGCGGCCGCTGTCCGGAAAGCACTGGAGGCCGGCAAGCACGTCTACTGCGAAAAGCCCTTGGCCGTGACTCTGCAAGACGCAATGGACCTGGTCCGTCTGGCAAAAAAGGCCGGGGTCAAGACGGGGGTGGTTCAGGACAAGCTGTTCCTGCCGGGATTCCTGAAGCTGAAGCGACTGATAGACAGCGGCTTTTTTGGGCAGATCCTCTCTGTGCGGGGCGAGTTTGGCTACTGGGTGTTCGAGGGGGACTGGCAACCGGCGCAGCGTCCCTCGTGGAACTACCGGGCCGAAGATGGCGGAGGCATTATTTCGGATATGCTGCCGCACTGGCGTTATCTGCTGGACAATCTGTTCGGACCGGTGCGCTCCGTCTGCTGTCTGGGGGCGACGCACATCCCGGAGCGGGTGGATGAGAACGGCATGCGCTATACCTGCACGGCGGAGGATGCGGCCTATGCTTCCTTCCTGCTGGCCGGCGGCATCGTGGCGCAGATCAACTCGTTGTGGTCCGTAAGGGTTTACAGGGATGAACTCTTCGTCCTGCAGGTGGATGGCACGCACGGCAGCGCTGTTGCCGGACTGAGGGAATGCAAGAGCCAGTCCCGCGTGAACACTCCGCGGGCGGTCTGGAACCCGGACATCCCGAACCCCATCAATTTCCGGGAAGGATGGTCCGACGTGCCTGCGAACGCAGAGTTTGACAACGCGTTCAAGGCGCAGTGGGAGCTGTTCCTGAAACACGTGGCCTGCGACGCGCCGTTCCCGTGGGACTTTCTGGAAGGAGCAAGAGGAGTCCAGATGGCCGAGGCTGGAATGCAGTCCTGGCGGGAACGTCGGTGGGTGGACCTGGAGGACCTGACAGCTTGA
- a CDS encoding potassium transporter Trk, which produces MKLRNLVSKISGSDRKPAPAGLLSGSATVPMSREFAVVGLGRFGVSLARTLLERGFHVLGIDKDQHLVDYYAQELTQTIALDATDEHALREIDIGSFDTVVVAIGDHLEDNVLATATLKDLGVRQVVCKAASRRQKEILLRVGADRVVQPEYDAGKHLGQQLAKPNVIEQIVIGPVQRCSLVKVTESFIGKTLEEADLEKRFNVKVIAVVRDDQADVNPPADHLFQEGDMIVVFGHRNDIAKLAR; this is translated from the coding sequence ATGAAACTGCGCAATCTTGTCTCCAAGATCTCCGGCTCCGACAGGAAGCCCGCCCCTGCCGGTCTGCTGTCCGGATCGGCCACGGTCCCCATGAGCCGCGAGTTCGCTGTTGTGGGACTTGGCCGCTTCGGCGTCAGCCTTGCCCGCACACTGCTGGAACGCGGATTCCACGTTCTGGGCATAGACAAAGATCAGCACCTGGTGGACTACTATGCTCAGGAGCTGACCCAGACCATCGCCCTGGACGCCACGGACGAGCATGCTCTGCGGGAGATTGACATCGGGTCTTTCGACACTGTGGTTGTGGCTATTGGCGACCACCTGGAAGACAACGTTCTGGCAACCGCCACGCTCAAGGATCTGGGCGTTCGTCAGGTGGTGTGCAAGGCGGCATCCCGGCGGCAGAAAGAGATTCTGCTCCGGGTGGGCGCTGACCGCGTGGTGCAGCCGGAGTACGACGCAGGTAAGCATCTGGGCCAGCAGCTCGCAAAGCCCAACGTCATCGAACAGATCGTCATCGGCCCGGTCCAGAGATGCTCGCTGGTAAAAGTCACTGAAAGCTTCATAGGAAAGACCCTGGAAGAAGCCGATCTGGAAAAGCGCTTCAACGTGAAGGTGATCGCCGTGGTCCGTGATGACCAGGCCGACGTGAATCCTCCGGCCGACCACCTCTTTCAGGAGGGCGATATGATCGTTGTGTTCGGACACCGCAACGACATCGCCAAGCTGGCACGCTGA
- a CDS encoding xylose isomerase: MNNAPEISRLSLNQITTNNWSLKEAVEGCQRAGLEWIGIWRHKIEPLEESVRIVKDSGLGVSGLCRGGMFPAATAEERRRRIEDNLRAIDEAAALGTDVLVLVNGPAPDRDIAGARSMVADGIASIIPHARERGVKLAIEPLHPMFAAERSVICTLREANRLAERLDLPDVGIIVDVYHVWWDPDLYEEIEKASGRILGFHVSDWIVPAPDMLMGRGMMGDGVIEIRKIRQAVERAGYTGPIEVEIFNQEIWDAPGDEVLARMKDAYLAHV; the protein is encoded by the coding sequence TTGAACAATGCGCCCGAGATCTCCCGCCTCAGCCTGAACCAGATCACCACCAACAACTGGTCCCTGAAGGAGGCCGTCGAAGGATGCCAACGCGCGGGCCTGGAGTGGATCGGGATCTGGAGGCACAAGATCGAGCCGCTGGAGGAAAGCGTCCGCATCGTGAAAGACAGCGGTCTTGGAGTCTCGGGGCTTTGCCGTGGAGGGATGTTCCCCGCCGCGACAGCCGAGGAGCGACGCAGGCGCATTGAGGACAATCTGCGCGCCATTGACGAGGCCGCCGCGCTGGGGACGGACGTTCTGGTGCTGGTGAACGGCCCCGCTCCGGACCGGGACATCGCCGGCGCGCGCTCGATGGTGGCGGACGGGATTGCGAGCATCATCCCCCACGCGCGGGAGCGCGGGGTCAAACTGGCCATTGAGCCACTGCACCCTATGTTCGCCGCCGAGCGGTCCGTCATCTGCACGCTGAGAGAGGCAAACCGGCTGGCTGAGCGCCTGGACTTGCCCGATGTGGGCATCATCGTGGACGTGTATCACGTGTGGTGGGATCCTGACCTCTATGAGGAGATCGAGAAGGCCAGCGGGCGCATACTGGGCTTCCATGTCTCTGACTGGATCGTCCCGGCCCCGGACATGTTGATGGGCCGCGGGATGATGGGGGACGGGGTCATCGAGATCCGCAAGATCCGGCAGGCCGTGGAGCGGGCCGGATACACGGGGCCCATTGAGGTGGAGATCTTCAATCAGGAGATCTGGGACGCTCCGGGCGACGAAGTGCTGGCCCGGATGAAGGATGCCTATCTGGCTCACGTCTGA
- a CDS encoding hydrogenase, giving the protein MSAQGVISTNKARCRDCYRCVRVCPVKAIRIRDGQAQVDPERCIVCGSCVRECPQHAKQVRSDLERVRRMVELHPRVAASVAPSWIAAFPEYGGSLFPGVLRSLGFALVAETAAGAEMVARKTAEMLHQEDGTFITSACPAVVKYIEKYEPWAAGRVTPLASPMVAHARHLKRVYGTDLKVVFIGPCPAKKAEAELPECAGAVDAVLTFDELRQWLADSRTALQAKPADFDDLPAGTARLFPLEGGLAQAAAIPAELLRPDFAAVSGWTEVREMLANVREGGAVRLFEALFCGGGCINGACFGDGRDLFQRKNRLLQHEKRAVHRPSEDEILAALRETELGRDVPERPLPSANASEEDLREILARMGKNTPEDELNCGACGYETCRDNARAVLSGMAERSMCIPWMRQVAERRADKIIDESPNGIIIVDSQLRIVEFNRALASLFACTPALIGRPLSSLMDPTDFEQVLTGRQDRITNRPVSYPAYHVTGRLNVYRLEGEDRVVGILSNAVKGSRELTQLDRIREETLASAEQVIRKQMLMAQEIASILGETTSETRVLLRRLTRLMSEDLSEEAAPEKVP; this is encoded by the coding sequence GTGTCGGCGCAGGGGGTCATCTCGACAAATAAGGCGCGCTGCCGCGACTGCTACCGCTGCGTGCGGGTCTGTCCGGTGAAGGCCATCCGCATCCGCGATGGACAGGCGCAGGTGGATCCGGAGCGGTGCATCGTCTGCGGAAGCTGCGTGCGTGAATGCCCGCAGCACGCCAAGCAAGTCCGCAGCGACCTGGAACGCGTGCGGCGGATGGTGGAACTTCACCCGCGCGTCGCGGCATCCGTCGCGCCTTCCTGGATAGCGGCCTTTCCGGAGTATGGCGGAAGCCTGTTCCCGGGAGTGCTAAGGTCGCTCGGATTCGCCCTGGTGGCTGAGACCGCCGCAGGGGCCGAGATGGTGGCGCGCAAGACGGCCGAGATGCTGCATCAGGAGGACGGCACCTTCATCACGTCGGCCTGCCCTGCCGTTGTAAAATACATCGAAAAATACGAACCCTGGGCTGCCGGCCGTGTAACACCGCTGGCATCCCCGATGGTGGCGCACGCGCGTCACCTGAAAAGGGTCTACGGCACTGATCTGAAGGTGGTGTTCATCGGCCCCTGTCCGGCCAAGAAGGCCGAAGCGGAGCTCCCAGAGTGCGCCGGGGCCGTGGACGCCGTCCTGACCTTCGACGAGCTCCGTCAATGGCTGGCAGATAGCCGTACCGCCCTGCAGGCAAAGCCCGCTGATTTCGATGACCTTCCGGCAGGGACCGCGCGCCTCTTCCCCCTGGAGGGCGGTCTGGCACAGGCGGCCGCGATACCCGCAGAGCTCCTTCGGCCCGACTTCGCCGCCGTATCAGGCTGGACGGAGGTACGGGAAATGCTGGCGAACGTCCGCGAGGGCGGCGCAGTCCGGCTGTTCGAGGCGCTATTCTGTGGTGGCGGGTGCATCAACGGCGCTTGTTTCGGAGATGGGCGCGACCTGTTTCAGCGCAAAAACCGGCTGCTGCAGCACGAGAAGCGCGCCGTGCACCGGCCCTCGGAAGATGAGATCCTGGCTGCGCTCCGGGAGACGGAGCTTGGCCGCGACGTGCCGGAAAGGCCCCTTCCCTCAGCCAACGCATCCGAGGAAGATCTTCGCGAGATCCTGGCAAGGATGGGCAAAAACACCCCGGAGGACGAGCTGAACTGTGGGGCCTGCGGCTATGAGACCTGCCGTGATAACGCCCGGGCCGTCCTTTCGGGAATGGCCGAGCGTTCCATGTGCATCCCGTGGATGCGCCAGGTCGCCGAGCGCCGTGCGGACAAGATCATAGACGAGAGTCCGAACGGCATCATCATCGTGGACTCGCAGCTCAGGATTGTGGAGTTCAACCGCGCACTTGCTTCGCTGTTCGCCTGCACACCGGCGCTCATTGGACGTCCGTTGTCGTCGCTGATGGATCCCACGGATTTCGAGCAGGTGCTCACAGGCAGGCAGGATCGCATTACGAACAGACCCGTGTCGTACCCGGCTTATCACGTGACCGGCAGGCTGAATGTCTACCGCCTTGAGGGCGAAGACCGGGTGGTGGGCATCCTTTCGAACGCCGTGAAGGGTAGCCGCGAACTCACCCAGCTGGACCGCATCCGGGAGGAGACCCTGGCAAGCGCGGAGCAGGTCATCCGCAAGCAGATGCTGATGGCTCAGGAAATTGCGAGCATCCTGGGTGAGACCACCAGCGAGACGCGCGTGCTGCTGCGCCGGCTTACCCGCCTGATGAGCGAAGACCTCTCCGAGGAGGCCGCACCGGAGAAGGTCCCGTGA